A genome region from Myxococcales bacterium includes the following:
- a CDS encoding DUF1697 domain-containing protein yields the protein MGRHVILLRGVNVGGNNKLPMAALAALLTELGCTGVRTYIQSGNAVVDAGAALAKRLPAALAAAISSRLGLTVPVVVRTAAELAAVTRANPFLARGADPATLHVGFLADAPTAARIAALDHDRSPPDAFAVHGRELYLWLPNGAGKSKLTNAYFDRALATVVTVRNWNTVGKLIELSAQQM from the coding sequence ATGGGCCGGCACGTGATCTTGCTGCGCGGCGTGAACGTCGGCGGCAACAACAAGCTACCGATGGCCGCCCTGGCCGCGCTGCTCACCGAGCTCGGCTGCACCGGCGTCCGCACGTACATCCAGAGCGGCAACGCGGTGGTCGACGCCGGCGCGGCGCTGGCCAAGCGGCTCCCGGCCGCGCTGGCGGCGGCGATCTCCAGCCGGCTCGGGCTGACCGTGCCGGTGGTGGTGCGGACCGCGGCCGAGCTGGCGGCGGTGACGCGCGCCAACCCGTTCCTCGCGCGCGGCGCCGATCCGGCGACCTTGCACGTCGGCTTCCTCGCCGACGCGCCGACCGCGGCCCGGATCGCCGCGCTCGATCACGATCGCTCGCCGCCCGACGCGTTCGCCGTCCACGGCCGCGAGCTGTATCTGTGGCTGCCCAACGGCGCCGGCAAGAGCAAGCTCACCAACGCCTACTTCGATCGCGCGCTCGCCACGGTCGTGACGGTGCGCAACTGGAACACCGTCGGCAAGCTGATCGAGCTGAGCGCTCAGCAGATGTGA
- a CDS encoding RluA family pseudouridine synthase gives MVEASAAPVVHELSVPYTSERPRLDAFVVGGALGISRAQIQRLIDDGDVTVDGAVPAKAGIRLKAGARVVVTIRPAVPIALAPEAMALAILHEDAHLIVLDKPAGLVVHPAPGHATGTLVHGLLHHVDDFGGIGGELRPGIVHRLDRDTTGVMVVAKDEATLTALAAAWQDKRAVEREYVAVCGPAPPVKLGDVGTIRTLYGRHPVDRKRFSSRVATGKPAITHWRVLERLPLATALVRLRLETGRTHQIRVHFADAGWPLVGDQVYGRRYDGALAAAATTLGRQALHAARLAFVHPATGARLEFETPPPADFAALLATVRAAG, from the coding sequence ATGGTCGAGGCGTCGGCGGCGCCGGTGGTGCACGAGCTGAGCGTGCCCTACACGAGCGAGCGGCCGCGCCTCGACGCGTTCGTGGTCGGCGGCGCGCTGGGCATCTCGCGGGCCCAGATCCAGCGGCTGATCGACGACGGCGACGTCACGGTCGACGGCGCGGTGCCGGCCAAGGCCGGGATCCGGCTCAAGGCCGGCGCGCGCGTGGTCGTGACGATCCGGCCGGCGGTGCCGATCGCGCTGGCGCCCGAGGCCATGGCGCTGGCGATCCTGCACGAGGACGCGCACCTGATCGTCCTCGACAAGCCCGCGGGCCTGGTCGTGCACCCGGCGCCGGGCCACGCCACCGGGACGCTGGTCCACGGCCTCCTGCACCACGTCGACGACTTCGGCGGCATCGGCGGCGAGCTGCGGCCCGGCATCGTCCACCGGCTCGATCGCGACACCACCGGCGTGATGGTCGTGGCCAAGGACGAGGCCACGCTGACCGCGCTGGCCGCGGCGTGGCAGGACAAGCGCGCGGTCGAGCGCGAGTACGTCGCGGTGTGCGGGCCGGCGCCGCCGGTGAAGCTGGGCGACGTCGGCACGATCCGCACGCTCTACGGCCGGCACCCGGTCGATCGCAAGCGGTTCTCGTCGCGGGTCGCGACCGGCAAGCCGGCGATCACCCACTGGCGCGTCCTCGAGCGCCTGCCGCTGGCGACCGCGCTGGTGCGCCTGCGGCTCGAGACCGGCCGCACCCACCAGATCCGCGTGCACTTCGCCGACGCCGGCTGGCCGCTGGTCGGCGATCAGGTCTACGGCCGCCGCTACGACGGCGCGCTGGCCGCGGCCGCGACGACGCTGGGGCGGCAGGCGCTGCACGCCGCGCGGCTGGCGTTCGTGCACCCGGCCACCGGCGCCCGCCTCGAGTTCGAGACCCCGCCGCCCGCCGACTTCGCGGCGCTGCTCGCGACGGTGCGCGCGGCGGGCTGA
- a CDS encoding helix-turn-helix domain-containing protein, protein MTAREPQVVAVGGGKGGVGKSLIAANLGIFLATLGKKVVVVDASLGAPNLHLFCGVPRPSRTLAEALVPGGAPLADLAVSTPVAGMRLVAGAADPAWVADVDLATAQDLLAAVRELPCDWVVLDLAGGLSAVVLELFLGADVGVVAAVPDPTSVELMHRFIGAAFLHRLRQHGLGELAERHAAPRGGIIGPLEIYLDAVEHDDPYLEHLRAAILGFAPQLVINGARSKHDMELGRAITSVARRRLGVPIGYLGHLEYDEAVWASTRRRRPLLVEHPEARITKCIEKVTRNVMAVRAPILDGGVLPSDSHYDLLEVAPSASFEDIRRANRRIRDVYGAESIAIAGLYDPASLEAVHRRLDLSYTTLMDAAKRKEYDAELYPEGIPMPPAAVPTAVAIDPSLRADREAAAVLRPPMPEFGPRTEFSGPILRQIREAAGIELRELSERSKIGMGFLAALEAEQWAKLPAPVYVRGFLVEYARILGLPAVRVKETYLERYRAGRGQISEGGDGPPGRRKTKSEPTE, encoded by the coding sequence ATGACAGCCCGAGAGCCCCAGGTGGTCGCCGTCGGTGGCGGCAAGGGCGGCGTTGGCAAGAGCCTGATCGCCGCCAACCTGGGCATCTTCCTGGCCACGCTCGGCAAGAAGGTCGTGGTCGTCGACGCGTCGCTGGGCGCGCCCAACCTGCACCTGTTCTGCGGCGTGCCGCGCCCGAGCCGGACCCTGGCCGAGGCGCTGGTGCCGGGCGGCGCGCCGCTGGCCGACCTGGCGGTGTCGACGCCGGTGGCCGGCATGCGCCTGGTCGCGGGCGCGGCCGATCCGGCCTGGGTCGCCGACGTCGATCTGGCGACGGCGCAGGACCTGCTCGCGGCGGTGCGCGAGCTGCCGTGCGACTGGGTGGTGCTGGACCTCGCCGGCGGCCTGAGCGCGGTCGTGCTCGAGCTGTTCCTCGGCGCCGACGTCGGGGTGGTCGCCGCGGTCCCGGATCCGACCTCGGTCGAGCTGATGCACCGCTTCATCGGCGCGGCGTTCCTGCACCGCCTGCGCCAGCACGGGCTCGGCGAGCTGGCCGAGCGCCACGCGGCGCCGCGCGGCGGGATCATCGGCCCGCTCGAGATCTACCTCGACGCGGTCGAGCACGACGACCCGTACCTCGAGCACCTGCGCGCGGCGATCCTGGGCTTCGCGCCCCAGCTGGTGATCAACGGCGCCCGGTCCAAGCACGACATGGAGCTGGGCCGGGCGATCACGTCGGTGGCGCGCCGCCGGCTGGGCGTGCCGATCGGCTACCTCGGCCACCTCGAGTACGACGAGGCGGTCTGGGCGTCGACCCGGCGCCGCCGGCCGCTGCTGGTCGAGCACCCCGAGGCCCGCATCACCAAGTGCATCGAGAAGGTCACGCGCAACGTCATGGCGGTGCGCGCGCCGATCCTCGACGGCGGGGTGCTGCCGTCGGACTCGCACTACGATCTGCTCGAGGTCGCGCCGTCGGCCAGCTTCGAGGACATCCGCCGGGCCAACCGGCGGATCCGCGACGTCTACGGCGCCGAGTCGATCGCGATCGCCGGGCTCTACGATCCGGCCAGCCTCGAGGCGGTCCACCGGCGCCTCGACCTGTCGTACACGACGCTGATGGACGCGGCCAAGCGCAAGGAGTACGACGCCGAGCTGTACCCGGAGGGCATCCCGATGCCGCCGGCGGCGGTGCCGACCGCGGTCGCGATCGATCCGTCGCTGCGCGCCGATCGCGAGGCCGCGGCGGTGCTCCGGCCGCCGATGCCGGAGTTCGGGCCGCGCACCGAGTTCAGCGGCCCGATCCTGCGGCAGATCCGCGAGGCCGCCGGCATCGAGCTGCGCGAGCTGTCGGAGCGGTCGAAGATCGGCATGGGCTTCCTGGCCGCGCTCGAGGCCGAGCAGTGGGCCAAGCTGCCGGCGCCGGTCTACGTCCGCGGGTTCCTGGTCGAGTACGCCCGCATCCTGGGCCTGCCGGCGGTGCGGGTGAAGGAGACCTACCTCGAGCGGTACCGGGCCGGCCGCGGCCAGATCAGCGAGGGGGGCGACGGGCCGCCGGGGCGGCGCAAGACCAAGTCCGAGCCGACCGAGTAG